One genomic region from candidate division KSB1 bacterium encodes:
- a CDS encoding tryptophan 7-halogenase, producing MPSGKKYDVAIIGAGPGGAASALYLLQAGLKPVILEKEKFPRYHIGESLTGECGLCLRRLDLEPWMTAARNPIKYGVTVYGAGGKNSFWVPVAQRLSKTEFQPLSTWQVRRSTFDQMLLDTAIARGAEFLPCEAVAPLQEDDRVTGVSFRTPLGKVENLNAEVVIDASGQATFLANRGVTSPKERGPYDKQVAIFSQVVGAIRDPGEAAGNTLIFYQKKHHWAWFIPLDDEVVSVGVVVPSDYFKAQKLSKPDFLRQELLHLNPEMAKRMTDLNFTEEVRSISNYSYHVKNFTGKGFLCVGDAHRFIDPIFSFGLYFAMKEAEFASDAVAAYFAGKNRDAVNPFAAFEQMADQGQDVVQDLVDCFWDFPLAFLIFVHHRYKLDIIDCFAGRIYGDYAQELEGVKGMRRLLATRQRL from the coding sequence ATGCCCAGTGGAAAAAAATATGACGTCGCCATTATTGGCGCCGGCCCGGGCGGCGCCGCCAGCGCCTTGTACTTGTTGCAAGCCGGTTTGAAGCCGGTGATTTTGGAAAAGGAGAAATTTCCGCGTTATCACATCGGCGAGTCGCTCACCGGCGAGTGCGGCCTCTGTTTGCGCCGCCTCGATCTGGAGCCGTGGATGACGGCGGCGCGCAATCCGATTAAATATGGCGTGACGGTTTATGGCGCCGGCGGCAAAAATTCTTTTTGGGTGCCGGTGGCCCAGCGCCTCTCCAAAACCGAATTTCAGCCTTTATCGACCTGGCAGGTGCGGCGCAGCACGTTTGATCAGATGTTGCTCGACACCGCCATCGCCCGCGGCGCTGAGTTTTTGCCTTGTGAAGCCGTGGCCCCGTTGCAGGAAGATGATCGCGTCACCGGCGTCAGCTTTCGCACGCCGCTCGGCAAGGTCGAAAATCTCAACGCCGAAGTGGTGATCGATGCCTCGGGCCAGGCCACCTTCCTGGCCAACCGCGGCGTGACCAGCCCCAAGGAACGCGGCCCTTATGACAAGCAAGTGGCGATCTTTTCGCAAGTCGTTGGCGCGATTCGCGACCCCGGCGAGGCCGCCGGCAACACGCTGATCTTTTATCAAAAGAAGCATCATTGGGCGTGGTTCATTCCCCTCGATGACGAAGTAGTCAGCGTCGGCGTGGTGGTGCCCTCGGATTATTTCAAAGCGCAAAAACTTTCCAAGCCGGATTTTCTGCGGCAGGAGCTGCTCCATCTCAATCCGGAAATGGCGAAGCGCATGACCGATTTGAATTTCACCGAAGAGGTGCGGTCGATATCGAATTACTCGTATCACGTCAAAAATTTCACCGGCAAGGGTTTTCTTTGCGTCGGCGACGCGCACCGGTTCATCGATCCGATTTTTTCGTTCGGGCTTTATTTTGCGATGAAGGAAGCAGAGTTTGCCTCGGATGCCGTGGCCGCCTATTTCGCCGGCAAAAATCGCGACGCCGTCAACCCCTTTGCCGCTTTCGAGCAGATGGCCGATCAAGGCCAGGATGTGGTTCAGGATTTGGTCGATTGCTTCTGGGATTTCCCGCTGGCCTTTTTGATTTTCGTGCATCATCGCTATAAGCTCGACATTATCGACTGCTTTGCCGGCCGCATCTATGGCGACTATGCCCAGGAGCTGGAAGGCGTCAAAGGCATGCGCCGGCTTTTGGCAACGCGGCAGCGTTTGTAG
- a CDS encoding GxxExxY protein: MAEENEFLHKELSYEVIGCAFDTFKTVGVGFSEAVYHKFFHDRLMKKGFKTQYKVPAHLNYQSKRIADFEIDEIVEDKIVVELKEIQTDFMPENYAQIITYLKLTSLRLGLLINFGLHKAFAKRVIFDNRREKDTESWDQGFWKDSSKQSIVDAIIAAISNVDRELGAGYHSQIYKTAVGIELKQNQIACNDKVHINFNFENIQLNPFEIDHWLIKESILLGVLAGKDEPRAYDLLRTR; the protein is encoded by the coding sequence ATGGCTGAGGAGAACGAATTCCTCCATAAGGAGCTTAGTTACGAAGTGATTGGATGTGCCTTTGACACTTTTAAAACCGTTGGCGTCGGTTTTAGCGAGGCCGTCTACCATAAGTTTTTTCATGACAGGTTGATGAAGAAAGGCTTTAAAACTCAATACAAAGTGCCTGCTCATTTAAATTACCAATCCAAGCGAATAGCTGATTTTGAAATTGATGAAATCGTTGAAGACAAGATCGTCGTCGAATTGAAGGAGATTCAAACTGATTTCATGCCGGAGAATTATGCTCAAATCATTACTTACTTGAAACTAACAAGTTTAAGGCTGGGCCTATTAATTAATTTTGGATTGCACAAAGCCTTTGCCAAGCGGGTAATTTTTGACAACCGGCGAGAAAAAGATACGGAGAGCTGGGATCAAGGCTTCTGGAAAGATTCTTCCAAGCAATCAATTGTTGATGCCATCATTGCCGCGATAAGCAATGTTGACAGAGAGTTAGGCGCCGGATACCATAGCCAAATCTATAAGACTGCGGTGGGTATCGAGCTGAAGCAGAACCAGATTGCTTGCAATGATAAGGTTCACATCAATTTCAATTTTGAGAATATACAACTCAACCCGTTCGAGATTGATCATTGGTTGATAAAAGAGTCAATTCTTCTTGGCGTGCTTGCGGGGAAGGATGAACCGAGAGCATACGACTTGCTTCGCACGCGTTGA
- a CDS encoding ABC transporter permease: MKSRFEPLLLPLLVAMIFVTTWHFAVKFSSSDIFPTPGQVVAGIVELLRTGVLVKYIIASLFRVSTGFMLALLIGIPFGLILGWFGRAFHAFNPAIQVLRPISPIAWIPVAILWFGVSDMAPIFLIFLASLFPIVTAAIAAVQNIQLVYLRAARNFGVKGLELFKKIVFPAALPQIITGVRLALGVAWLVVVAAEMIAVNSGLGYLIIDARNAGMRYDLVVAGMVLIGLIGLILDLLVRRLQNLDEVRWGFSR, translated from the coding sequence GTGAAATCCCGTTTTGAGCCGCTTTTGTTGCCGCTGCTTGTTGCCATGATTTTTGTGACGACATGGCATTTTGCCGTCAAGTTTTCCAGCAGCGATATTTTTCCGACGCCGGGTCAAGTCGTGGCCGGCATTGTCGAACTGCTTCGCACCGGTGTATTGGTCAAATACATCATCGCCTCGCTGTTTCGTGTTTCCACTGGTTTCATGCTGGCGTTGCTCATCGGCATCCCGTTCGGCCTCATTCTTGGCTGGTTCGGCCGCGCGTTTCATGCGTTCAATCCGGCCATCCAAGTGCTGCGACCGATCTCGCCGATCGCATGGATTCCGGTGGCGATTCTGTGGTTCGGCGTGAGCGACATGGCGCCGATCTTTCTGATCTTTTTGGCGAGCTTGTTCCCGATCGTCACCGCGGCGATCGCGGCGGTGCAAAATATTCAGCTTGTGTATTTGCGGGCGGCGCGCAACTTCGGCGTCAAAGGTTTGGAGCTGTTCAAGAAAATCGTCTTCCCGGCGGCGCTGCCGCAAATCATTACCGGCGTGCGTTTGGCGTTGGGTGTGGCCTGGCTTGTCGTCGTCGCCGCGGAGATGATCGCCGTCAACTCCGGCCTCGGCTATCTCATCATCGACGCGCGCAACGCCGGCATGCGTTATGATCTCGTCGTCGCCGGCATGGTGCTCATCGGCCTGATCGGCTTGATTTTGGATTTGCTGGTGCGCCGGCTGCAAAATCTTGACGAGGTACGTTGGGGTTTTAGTCGGTAA
- a CDS encoding tryptophan 7-halogenase gives MNIPKQTDVVVIGGGPAGSTVATMLSQLGYEVVLFDKAKHPRYTVGESLIPHFWKYCEHIKAADKIDAEGFIQKAGGTVIWNGVIRQMQFKDFGYARPALHVERDRFDYILLEHAKSQGATVFEEVAVNRANLDHGENVSVTYRCNGDKTTDEIACRFVVDASGQHAVIAKQLGIRVIDEGFRFMSIWGYFDNSKYMAADGRAYDFKHLRQIPPTTFVSNVDGWGWLWHIPQRESTSVGLILPQEQMQAIKSSDEALEAYFVRRCYDIPYLNRLLENAKYCEGSFHVIRDYSYRPTQLAGPGFFLTGDAAAFVDPIFSIGVVLAMYSAYLTAWAIDRSFKNPDRTAMNQAIFSSQFLTRLEASRALALPRYGYGDDVSKMVTTSLQFETSLEQELMYVVSTLTTRSENFVEMSRNKNGGMVTSNKYHKLEEIVF, from the coding sequence ATGAATATCCCCAAACAAACTGACGTCGTCGTCATCGGCGGCGGCCCGGCCGGCAGCACCGTGGCCACCATGCTGAGCCAGTTGGGTTACGAGGTGGTTCTCTTCGACAAGGCGAAGCATCCGCGCTACACTGTCGGCGAGAGCCTCATTCCCCATTTTTGGAAGTATTGCGAGCATATCAAGGCCGCGGACAAGATTGACGCCGAAGGCTTTATCCAGAAGGCCGGCGGCACGGTGATTTGGAACGGGGTGATTCGCCAGATGCAATTCAAGGATTTCGGCTATGCGCGCCCGGCTTTGCACGTGGAGCGCGATCGTTTCGATTACATTCTGCTGGAGCACGCGAAGTCGCAGGGCGCCACCGTCTTTGAAGAAGTCGCCGTCAACCGCGCGAATTTGGATCACGGCGAAAACGTCAGCGTGACGTATCGCTGCAACGGCGACAAAACGACGGACGAGATCGCCTGCCGCTTCGTTGTCGACGCCAGCGGCCAGCACGCGGTGATCGCCAAACAACTCGGCATTCGCGTGATTGACGAAGGCTTTCGCTTCATGAGCATTTGGGGATATTTCGACAACTCCAAATACATGGCCGCGGACGGCCGGGCGTACGATTTCAAACATCTTCGCCAAATTCCGCCGACCACGTTCGTTTCCAACGTCGATGGCTGGGGCTGGCTCTGGCACATTCCGCAGCGCGAGAGCACCAGCGTCGGCCTGATTCTGCCGCAGGAACAAATGCAGGCGATTAAATCCTCCGACGAGGCGCTGGAAGCCTATTTCGTGCGCCGCTGCTACGACATTCCTTATTTGAACCGCCTGCTGGAAAACGCGAAATACTGTGAGGGCAGTTTCCATGTGATCCGTGATTATTCCTATCGCCCGACGCAATTGGCCGGGCCGGGCTTTTTTCTGACCGGCGATGCGGCGGCGTTCGTCGACCCGATCTTCTCCATCGGCGTCGTGCTGGCGATGTATTCCGCTTATTTGACGGCATGGGCGATTGATCGCTCGTTCAAAAATCCCGACCGCACCGCGATGAATCAGGCGATTTTTTCCAGTCAGTTTCTCACCCGGCTCGAAGCCAGCCGCGCGCTCGCTCTGCCGCGCTATGGCTATGGCGACGACGTCAGCAAAATGGTCACCACCTCGCTGCAATTTGAAACCTCGCTGGAGCAGGAGCTGATGTACGTGGTGTCGACCTTGACGACGCGTTCGGAAAATTTTGTGGAGATGTCAAGGAACAAAAATGGCGGCATGGTCACTTCCAACAAGTATCACAAGCTGGAAGAGATCGTGTTTTGA
- a CDS encoding acyl carrier protein produces MSVQEQLREFIVAQFMYEQNNKSLDPDDDLLNQGIVDSMGILQVVNFMEEKFGIHVNDEEITPENFRSLRTLTDLVMQKNGAAAMA; encoded by the coding sequence ATGAGCGTTCAAGAGCAACTGCGCGAGTTCATTGTTGCGCAATTCATGTATGAACAAAACAACAAGTCGCTCGATCCCGATGACGATTTGCTCAATCAGGGCATCGTCGATTCCATGGGGATTTTGCAGGTGGTCAATTTCATGGAAGAAAAATTTGGCATTCACGTCAACGACGAGGAGATTACGCCGGAGAATTTTCGCTCGCTGCGGACGCTGACGGATTTGGTGATGCAAAAGAACGGCGCGGCCGCAATGGCTTGA
- a CDS encoding ABC transporter substrate-binding protein, translated as MVGRGFYEPVRFSGWPELKEAFISGHTKATFILAPLAMKLRQQGIPIRIVYLGHRDGTALMVHKDSGIYDFKDLKGKRLAVPNRFSNQFLIIFKALRDRGMSIKDVEIVEMPPPDMPAALYAKAVDLITSGEPFMAQTEMDGYGRVLYQAKELWPNFISCVLAVHEDEIKNHPQWIQQMVDGIAKSGKWLEDGMDHRMSAADAVAKHYYNQNPRLLRFVLSKPPDRVTYGNLLLAKQEFEYIAELALAGGILTGPIAFEEYADPRFSEKTAGALSYVWEPDTVQREGEIQ; from the coding sequence ATGGTTGGCCGCGGTTTTTATGAACCCGTGCGGTTCAGCGGCTGGCCGGAATTGAAAGAAGCGTTCATCTCCGGCCATACCAAAGCAACTTTTATTCTTGCGCCGTTGGCGATGAAACTGCGGCAGCAAGGCATTCCGATCAGGATTGTTTATCTTGGGCATCGTGACGGCACCGCGTTGATGGTACACAAAGATTCCGGCATTTACGATTTTAAAGATTTGAAAGGAAAACGCCTTGCCGTGCCCAATCGTTTTTCCAATCAATTCTTGATTATTTTCAAAGCGTTGCGCGATCGCGGCATGAGCATCAAAGACGTTGAGATTGTCGAAATGCCGCCGCCCGATATGCCGGCCGCCTTGTACGCCAAAGCGGTTGATCTCATCACCTCCGGCGAGCCATTCATGGCGCAGACCGAGATGGACGGCTACGGCCGCGTGCTTTATCAAGCCAAGGAACTGTGGCCTAATTTTATCTCCTGCGTTTTGGCGGTTCATGAAGATGAGATCAAAAACCACCCACAATGGATTCAACAAATGGTGGATGGCATTGCCAAAAGCGGCAAGTGGCTGGAAGACGGCATGGATCATCGCATGAGCGCCGCGGACGCCGTAGCCAAGCACTATTACAACCAAAACCCCCGGCTGCTGCGTTTCGTGCTCAGCAAGCCGCCGGATCGCGTCACCTATGGCAATCTGCTGCTCGCGAAGCAGGAGTTCGAGTATATTGCCGAGTTGGCGCTGGCGGGCGGCATTTTGACGGGTCCGATTGCGTTTGAAGAATACGCCGATCCACGCTTTTCGGAAAAAACTGCCGGCGCGTTGTCTTATGTTTGGGAACCCGATACTGTGCAGAGGGAAGGAGAAATACAGTGA